One Apostichopus japonicus isolate 1M-3 chromosome 7, ASM3797524v1, whole genome shotgun sequence genomic region harbors:
- the LOC139969870 gene encoding small ribosomal subunit protein eS10-like has translation MSPSFFWKIFRQPPKMLMPKKNRILIYENLFKEGVMVAKKDTNLAKHPEVDVPNLHVMKALQSLKSRGYVKEQFAWRHYYWYLTNEGIQYLRETLNLPPEIVPTTLKRQARPETTRPRPKGQGMDRGPSGPVDSQRDSYRRGTPGGPDKKGEAGAGSTDNFEFKGGFYGRGRGAPQ, from the exons ATGTCGCCCTCTTTTTTCTGGAAAATCTTCCGGCAACCTCCAAA GATGTTGATGCCCAAGAAGAATCGTATACTCATCTATGAGAACCTCTTTAAAGAGGGGGTGATGGTAGCCAAGAAGGATACCAACCTAGCCAAACACCCAGAAGTGGATGTGCCCAACTTGCATGTCATGAAGGCTTTGCAG tCTTTGAAGTCTAGAGGTTACGTCAAGGAGCAGTTTGCCTGGCGCCACTACTACTGGTATCTGACCAATGAAGGCATCCAGTACCTCAGGGAGACCCTTAACCTCCCACCAGAGATTGTACCAACAACTCTGAAAAGACAAGCCAGACCAGAGACCACCAGACCCAGGCCCAAAG GTCAAGGTATGGACCGTGGACCATCAGGCCCAGTTGACTCCCAGAGGGACTCGTACAGAAGAGGAACACCAG GCGGCCCTGACAAGAAAGGAGAAGCTGGAGCAGGATCCACAGACAACTTTGAATTC AAAGGAGGTTTCTATGGAAGAGGTCGTGGTGCTCCTCAGTAA
- the LOC139969868 gene encoding lysoplasmalogenase TMEM86A-like, which translates to MVQMSAIVKSVGPRLLPFFKTSFLFFLLKPYESGPSVYSVVVKCLPVICLCGFVITYIRGVSMRQRYSLCILAGLILSCFGDACLVFYKQYFIHGLLFFALAHVLYIVAFGAQPLKLPVAIICGFFAAGLYAFLVPGFKNEMVWLCLIYVILIFTMFWRAVARIHPFGNMWTWTKMCACIGALLFLISDFFLAVDKFRFAIPYRHQIVMSTYYSAQLGIALSVVDMSPKPQKSLEDDKTK; encoded by the exons ATGGTGCAGATGAGTGCGATA gtCAAGTCGGTGGGACCACGTCTTCTACCTTTCTTTAAAACCAGTTTCTTGTTCTTCTTGTTGAAGCCGTATGAGAGCGGCCCGTCTGTCTATAGCGTGGTGGTTAAGTGTCTCCCTGTCATATGTCTATGCGGTTTTGTCATTACCTACATCCGGGGTGTTTCCATGCGCCAAAGATACTCACTTTGCATTTTGGCTGGATTGATCCTCTCCTGTTTTGGCGATGCGTGTTTAGTATTCTACAAACAGTATTTCATCCACGGACTACTTTTTTTCGCTCTAGCACATGTCCTCTACATTGTCGCCTTTGGTGCACAACCATTGAAACTACCAGTAGCAATCATTTGTGGATTCTTCGCTGCTGGACTCTATGCGTTTCTTGTTCCTggatttaaaaatgaaatggtTTGGCTATGTCTTATTTACGTTATATTGATATTCACTATGTTTTGGCGGGCCGTGGCTCGTATTCATCCGTTCGGTAATATGTGGACTTGGACGAAGATGTGCGCATGCATTGGCGCCCTCTTATTTCTTATATCAGACTTCTTCCTCGCTGTGGATAAGTTCCGTTTCGCTATTCCGTATCGCCATCAAATCGTCATGTCGACTTACTACTCAGCGCAACTTGGTATTGCTTTATCTGTGGTGGATATGTCACCGAAGCCGCAGAAATCCCTGGAAGATGACAAAACGAAGTAG
- the LOC139969864 gene encoding monocarboxylate transporter 12-like, producing MPVNTRPTTSDPETDPNLDRGWAWLILLSALLTHILTFGLAYASIGAFYVELLHEFGQSESATAWTGSILLGVMLCSGPLSSVFVAKCGTMVTAITGGALASGGLALSALAPKLTYLYFTFGVITGLGFGFSYLPSIVMLGKFFEQRRSMACGLAVSGSGVGTFIFAPLTQHCMKAFGWRATFLILGGCCLILCCCGATYQTRKLPKKFQHAEGKLAIHASSSSVLMFFSDVTSVTAEPPEPAFKPSSVDQCSEKDAETQTVITCVADQRSPLGLSDGTQYNTSNNAICEGYHCQPAVYNVDGTLRDTDVNHSNLVPFGSPVQTDTSKIYRASSPTTSAFDMQISHHQQQPIIITENEEPARLEEGSSTSELVDQSGPSRRFQLGRYLGQCPTFSHLLKNHFFILFCLSNFVMCIGYQLPYMYFKAFALSLNVSENDWSYILSIMGITDMIGRIIVGCIFDKITSGYGRLFGFMCASILSGIFLFLLSFSTEFNSLTILASCYSLLAGSTDSLVPALLAHFVGIDTLAYSFGMVIEMQGSGFLIGPPIAGALYRMLGEQYQVVFFTGGISFILAGCILLLQPVLARVKTVGGVCNRCRH from the exons ATGCCGGTTAATACAAGACCAACCACGAGCGACCCCGAGACGGATCCAAACCTTGACAGAGGATGGGCGTGGTTAATACTACTCTCCGCTCTCTTAActcatattttgacatttggTCTTGCATATGCATCGATCGGTGCCTTCTATGTGGAGCTTTTGCATGAATTTGGACAAAGCGAGTCGGCTACCGCATGGACGGGGTCAATTCTCCTAGGAGTAATGTTGTGTTCAG GCCCACTTTCAAGCGTCTTCGTGGCCAAGTGCGGTACCATGGTAACTGCGATTACTGGGGGCGCACTCGCTTCCGGTGGTTTGGCTCTCAGTGCTCTAGCTCCGAAGTTGACCTATCTCTACTTCACATTTGGCGTTATAACTG GATTAGGATTTGGATTCTCATATCTTCCTTCCATCGTCATGTTGGGCAAGTTTTTTGAACAACGCCGCTCGATGGCTTGTGGACTTGCTGTTTCCGGGTCCGGAGTCGGTACTTTCATTTTCGCGCCACTGACCCAACATTGTATGAAAGCTTTTGGATGGAGGGCGACATTCCTCATTCTCGGTGGTTGTTGTCTGATACTGTGTTGTTGTGGCGCCACCTATCAGACCCGTAAGTTACCAAAGAAGTTTCAACACGCAGAAGGTAAGCTAGCCATTCATGCCAGTAGCTCTTCCGTGTTAATGTTCTTCTCTGATGTGACGTCAGTTACTGCAGAACCACCGGAACCAGCATTTAAACCGAGTTCGGTCGACCAGTGCAGCGAGAAAGATGCGGAAACACAAACAGTCATAACCTGCGTGGCTGATCAACGAAGTCCGTTAGGCTTGTCTGACGGAACACAATACAATACTTCCAATAACGCCATCTGCGAAGGTTATCACTGTCAACCAGCTGTCTACAATGTTGACGGCACACTACGTGATACTGACGTAAACCATTCGAATCTCGTGCCTTTCGGATCGCCGGTACAAACTGATACAAGTAAAATATACAGAGCGTCTTCACCAACTACGTCTGcttttgatatgcaaattagtcATCATCAGCAACAGCCAATTATTATTACTGAAAATGAAGAGCCAGCCAGATTGGAGGAGGGTTCGTCTACATCTGAACTTGTCGACCAATCAGGGCCGTCCAGACGTTTCCAACTCGGACGGTATCTTGGACAGTGTCCCACGTTTTCTCATCTTCTCAAGAATCacttttttattctcttttgtCTATCAAACTTCGTCATGTGCATCGGTTATCAGCTGCCATACATGTACTTCAAGGCGTTCGCATTATCTCTAAACGTCTCAGAAAACGACTGGTCCTACATTCTATCCATTATGGGGATCACAGACATGATAGGACGGATCATCGTCGGCTGTATATTCGACAAAATCACCAGTGGTTACGGCCGCCTCTTTGGCTTCATGTGCGCCTCAATTCTCTCGGGCATCTTTCTCTTCCTGTTATCCTTCTCCACGGAGTTCAACTCTCTGACTATTCTAGCTTCCTGTTACTCACTTCTAGCAGGCTCAACTGATTCCCTCGTGCCGGCACTTCTTGCTCACTTTGTCGGCATCGACACCCTTGCCTACTCTTTCGGAATGGTCATAGAAATGCAGGGATCTGGATTCTTGATCGGACCACCGATTGCTG GTGCGTTGTATAGAATGTTGGGAGAGCAATACCAAGTGGTATTCTTTACTGGTGGAATATCGTTCATCTTGGCGGGATGCATACTTTTGCTTCAACCAGTTCTTGCTAGAGTCAAAACCGTCGGAGGTGTATGTAATCGTTGTAGACATTGA
- the LOC139969867 gene encoding CD82 antigen-like, translating into MVSCAPIARFVLVLLNLLLFVIGALMMVAGILVIFVPDTVITIDILSNVDDLRIIFDATYLMVAAWVVVGLGVVIVVVSLCGCLGSACMSKVLLGIYIFVVIQIILVQAGVGVLIILSPAWFESSAQSTLDTYISSYTGPTDPQNPPPPVPTTPESTGWNFLQYAVGCCGINGIQDYENVTGNENFFLSCCEVQDKSEAALLFLDEDQDMKNYNYTNEDQCVMNIKAMDPVEFVNDVGCIDQLYSSLMVYGIAAIAVVSIEIFIVIIALIVCCNADSEEKPI; encoded by the exons ATGGTTTCCTGTGCCCCTATAGCTCGGTTCGTCCTTGTTCTCCTGAACTTGTTACTTTTT GTCATTGGCGCTCTGATGATGGTAGCTGGTATCCTGGTTATCTTCGTCCCAGACACTGTCATCACCATTGACATCCTCTCCAACGTTGATGACCTTCGTATAATATTTGATGCCACGTACCTGATGGTCGCTGCCTGGGTCGTCGTCGGGCTCGGTGTCGTTATCGTTGTGGTGTCACTCTGTGGCTGTCTCGGCAGTGCGTGTATGAGCAAAGTCCTTCTTGGAATC TACATTTTTGTGGTGATACAGATTATACTTGTCCAAGCCGGTGTTGGTGTTTTGATCATCTTGTCTCCTGCATGG TTTGAAAGCAGTGCTCAATCAACCCTGGATACGTATATCAGTTCATACACTGGACCTACAGATCCACAAAATCCACCACCCCCCGTTCCAACAACCCCCGAATCAACGGGATGGAATTTCTTACAGTATGCG GTTGGCTGCTGCGGTATCAATGGTATCCAGGATTATGAAAATGTAACCGGCAACGAAAACTTCTTTTTATCCTGTTGTGAG GTGCAAGACAAATCCGAAGCAGCCTTATTATTCCTCGACGAAGATCAAGATATGAAAAATTACAATTACACCAATGAAGACCAATGCGTAATGAATATTAAAGCTATGGATCCGGTGGAATTCGTAAAC GATGTCGGGTGTATTGACCAGTTATATTCCTCTCTGATGGTTTATGGAATCGCCGCTATTGCTGTTGTGTCTATTGAG AttttcatcgtcatcatcgCTCTTATTGTCTGTTGCAACGCTGACAGCGAAGAAAAACCGATCTAA